In one window of Branchiostoma floridae strain S238N-H82 chromosome 14, Bfl_VNyyK, whole genome shotgun sequence DNA:
- the LOC118430335 gene encoding carotenoid isomerooxygenase-like, giving the protein MLVRNKVIFLSTVVLALACFIQASTVGLEYFFTDNFEEFRDRPIQWSNSTPVPHWVHGTFVRNGPGRFNIGGRSVIHTFDGFAKLHSFKINNGTKILFSAKFLGTSTYTRSIAENDYATSITFDGVNPAFTFEERAESLVNGIDNTNANIWKIGTGRNAEFVGLTDGAVFSKFDIGTLNTISLVKPDITHPIISLLSLMSTAHPLYEPKTGHTINLVYTVNIVPGLKHTLTLYRMKDTTTQEIITNVKLERMSYMHSFSITDNYVVISLYPLYVSVSKMLNSAEAGKCLEWEGKDDTKFLIISLKDGKVSEMKTPGFFAVHHVNAFEQDDDIVVDMITYPDNSMLYQFEIATMLDAQKRSKLTNHALLKRFTLNMKTSSVGVSTFSPKTPELNFVNRMELPVINENHRSGNYCYVYGVVFSFDSQTPTVHDNFAIVKKDLCNGGKGDKYWYLPNHYPNEPYFIPEPNAKAEDQGVLIATVLDGPRKESYLLILDAQTLNVINYAYAKTYIPFAIHGRFFPGVF; this is encoded by the exons ATGTTGGTGAGAAACAAGGTTATCTTTTTGTCCACTGTTGTTCTGGCACTCGCGTGCTTCATTCAAGCAAGCACCGTTGGGTTAGAATATTTCTTCACAGATAACTTTGAAGAATTCCGAGATCGGCCGATCCAGTGGTCCAACAGCACGCCTGTCCCACACTGGGTCCACGGCACTTTC gtaagAAACGGCCCAGGTCGCTTTAACATCGGAGGGCGGAGCGTCATCCACACGTTTGACGGTTTCGCTAAGCTTCACTCCTTCAAGATCAACAACGGCACAAAGATTCTCTTCTCGGCCAAATTCCTAGGCACGTCCACTTACACACGGTCTATCGCTGAGAACGACTACGCCACCTCCATCACGTTTGACGGCGTTAACCCCGCTTTCACGTTCGAAGAGAGGGCCGAATCTCTAGTGAACGGCATCGACAACACCAACGCAAACATCTGGAAGATAGGAACGGGACGAAACGCCGAGTTCGTCGGTCTCACCGATGGCGCTGTCTTTTCTAAGTTCGACATTGGTACGCTGAACACCATAAGTCTGGTCAAACCTGACATCACTCATCCAATCATAAGCCTTCTCTCATTGATGTCTACAGCTCATCCCCTGTACGAACCAAAAACAGGCCATACCATCAACTTGGTGTACACTGTAAACATCGTACCGGGACTTAAACACACCCTCACATTGTACAGAATGAAGGACACCACCACACAAGAGATCATTACAAACGTCAAGTTAGAGAGAATGTCATACATGCACAGCTTCTCTATCACAGACAACTACGTCGTGATCTCTCTCTATCCTCTCTACGTAAGCGTTTCCAAAATGCTGAACTCAGCTGAAGCGGGCAAATGTCTTGAATGGGAGGGCAAGGATGACACCAAGTTTCTGATTATCTCACTTAAAGACGGCAAAGTGTCAGAGATGAAAACGCCGGGGTTCTTTGCAGTGCATCACGTCAACGCCTTTGAGCAGGATGACGACATAGTCGTTGATATGATAACTTACCCGGACAACTCCATGCTTTACCAGTTTGAGATTGCCACGATGCTAGACGCACAGAAGAGGAGCAAACTGACCAACCATGCACTGTTAAAGCGCTTCACTCTCAACATGAAAACATCGAGCGTCGGGGTCTCCACGTTCTCTCCGAAAACACCCGAGCTGAACTTCGTGAACCGAATGGAGCTTCCGGTGATCAACGAAAATCATCGAAGTGGGAACTACTGCTACGTCTACGGAGTCGTCTTTTCCTTTGACTCGCAAACTCCAACTGTGCACGACAACTTCGCCATCGTTAAAAAAGATCTCTGCAACGGTGGAAAGGGGGACAAGTATTGGTACCTTCCTAATCACTACCCTAATGAACCTTACTTCATTCCCGAACCAAACGCTAAGGCAGAAGACCAGGGTGTTCTCATCGCTACCGTTCTCGATGGGCCAAGAAAGGAGAGTTATCTGTTGATACTTGACGCTCAGACTTTGAACGTCATCAACTATGCCTACGCCAAGACTTACATCCCGTTTGCCATACACGGGCGATTCTTCCCTGGAGTTTTCTGA
- the LOC118430142 gene encoding beta,beta-carotene 15,15'-dioxygenase-like, producing the protein MTFSTRRACVLLVLTLSVVSATPKHLMDLFKTNVQELQHVPMKYDSKNTIPKWLEGTLVRNAPAMFELGGRSAIHVFDGFAKIHSIAIGQQAINFTSAFLQTSAYTRASLQTTMYPLLLVFTRSKAANRYAPAITFYGVDPGFNPVERLEAFEFPYDNTDVNVWKYGHGDNSVYAALTDAWVYSKFDLESLATQGVDIPEVSGIHWSRLVQSCAHPLIEPGTNYSINYLMFPSLIPGQKQQYYVIRIKDLNTFEVLANFQSDKASYMHSFALTENYAVFFVQPAFFDFIKMVNTAMVGDALGWFPDEKTQVVVVNLKTGKIDTVETDPIFYTHHANAYETADGKIVADVCQFGEGASVFADYKLPMLRNLTTLHQRPSKSRLYRYTIDIVNKSVQTKTFRSDDPLQDYLHKIDVPIINENYRGRHYCYLYGVVFDFSPSNALNGTFALVKKNLCTPGKDLYWYHPNHFVSEPSVVPNPEGKAEDDVVVLSAVFDADLGKSYLLILDGKSMKPINTAYMPTYIPFGFHGKYFPKE; encoded by the exons ATGACGTTTTCCACGCGCCGCGCGTGTGTTCTCCTGGTTCTGACCCTGTCGGTGGTTTCAGCCACACCCAAACATCTGATGGACCTCTTCAAGACAAATGTGCAGGAACTCCAGCACGTTCCGATGAAgtacgactccaaaaacaccaTCCCGAAATGGCTGGAAGGAACTCTG GTCCGGAATGCACCTGCGATGTTCGAGCTTGGTGGCCGTTCAGCCATTCACGTGTTCGATGGTTTTGCCAAGATTCACAGCATAGCCATTGGACAGCAGGCCATCAACTTCACTTCGGCTTTCCTACAAACTAGTGCCTACACAAG AGCGTCTCTACAAACTACAATGTACCCTCTTTTACTTGTCTTTACCAGATCTAAGGCGGCTAACCGTTATGCCCCAGCCATCACGTTCTACGGAGTCGACCCAGGGTTCAACCCCGTTGAAAGGTTGGAAGCCTTCGAGTTTCCTTACGACAACACCGACGTCAATGTGTGGAAGTACGGACACGGGGACAACAGTGTGTACGCCGCGCTCACAGACGCTTGGGTCTACTCTAAATTTGACCTGGAAAGTCTTGCCACACAAGGAGTTGATATTCCTGAAGTGAGTGGCATTCATTGGTCTCGTCTTGTCCAGTCCTGTGCCCACCCTCTCATAGAACCCGGTACAAACTACAGCATTAACTACTTAATGTTCCCTAGCTTGATCCCCGGTCAGAAACAACAGTACTACGTGATAAGGATTAAGGACCTGAACACTTTCGAGGTTTTGGCCAACTTTCAGTCAGACAAGGCATCGTACATGCATAGTTTTGCCCTGACTGAAAATTACGCCGTGTTTTTTGTTCAACCCGCCTTCTTTGACTTTATAAAAATGGTGAACACAGCGATGGTGGGAGATGCTCTGGGATGGTTTCCCGATGAAAAAACACAAGTAGTAGTCGTCAACCTCAAAACAGGCAAGATAGACACGGTAGAAACCGATCCCATATTTTACACGCATCACGCCAATGCTTACGAAACGGCCGATGGAAAAATCGTTGCCGACGTCTGTCAGTTTGGGGAGGGGGCGTCTGTTTTTGCTGATTATAAGCTCCCTATGTTGCGAAACCTAACCACACTACACCAAAGGCCTTCCAAATCCAGGCTTTATCGTTACACTATTGATATAGTAAACAAGTCCGTTCAAACTAAAACCTTCCGCAGTGACGATCCCTTGCAGGACTATCTCCACAAAATTGACGTCCCGATCATTAACGAAAACTACCGAGGCCGCCACTACTGTTACCTTTATGGCGTCGTTTTCGACTTTTCTCCTTCCAACGCTCTAAACGGTACGTTCGCTTTGGTAAAAAAGAACCTGTGCACCCCTGGGAAAGATCTCTATTGGTACCACCCGAATCATTTCGTCAGTGAGCCGAGCGTTGTCCCCAATCCCGAAGGGAAAGCCGAAGATGACGTAGTTGTCCTCTCGGCTGTTTTCGATGCCGATCTGGGCAAAAGCTATCTTCTCATTCTCGATGGCAAAAGTATGAAGCCTATCAACACCGCCTACATGCCAACATACATTCCGTTTGGCTTCCATGGAAAGTATTTTCCCAAGGAATGA
- the LOC118430143 gene encoding beta,beta-carotene 9',10'-oxygenase-like codes for MAFYTVRVGTLLLAMTLAAVVASAPDGVLNLFRTNVEELRHVPMKYDSDDTAVPKWLEGTLVRNAPAMFELGGRSVIHVFDGFAKMHSIAIGQEGLNFSSAFLQSSVYTRSKKAGRYAPALTFLGVDPSFSELEKIEALTYKFDNTDVNVWKFGHGKNSVYAGLTDDWVYDKFDLETLATTGVSIPPIPGVTFLTHFVQSCAHPLIEPGTNNSINYVLELGLLPVVNVEKMVTTVEVAESMQWFPDEKTTIVVANIKTGKVEYLQHDALFVTHHANAYETQDGKIIVDICASEMGVSILTQYQIPMLRNLSGLHQSVAQTRVYRYTIDLANKSVEAKPFRSKDPMQDFLHQIEVPIINENYRARHYCYLYGVVLDFSPSNPVNGSLALVKKNLCTPGKDQVWYHPNHYASEPSFIPNPDGTDEDDGVILSSVFDAMLEKNYLLILDSKTMKKINTAYMPTYIPFGFHGRFFPRQ; via the exons ATGGCGTTTTACACGGTCCGTGTGGGCACCCTTCTCCTCGCCATGACGTTGGCGGCGGTGGTCGCGTCGGCTCCCGACGGGGTGCTGAACCTCTTCCGGACGAACGTCGAAGAGCTCCGACACGTCCCGATGAAGTACGACTCTGACGACACGGCCGTCCCGAAATGGCTGGAGGGAACACTG GTTCGTAATGCTCCTGCAATGTTCGAGCTTGGTGGCCGTTCGGTCATCCATGTCTTCGATGGTTTCGCCAAGATGCACAGCATAGCGATTGGGCAGGAAGGCTTAAACTTCTCATCGGCTTTCCTACAATCTAGCGTCTACACCAG GTCTAAGAAGGCCGGTCGCTACGCCCCGGCACTCACGTTCCTCGGGGTGGACCCTTCCTTCAGCGAACTGGAGAAGATAGAAGCTCTGACGTACAAGTTCGACAACACGGATGTCAACGTGTGGAAGTTCGGACACGGGAAGAACAGCGTCTATGCCGGACTCACCGATGACTGGGTCTACGATAAGTTTGACCTGGAAACTCTTGCCACCACAGGAGTTTCCATTCCTCCGATTCCAGGGGTCACTTTTCTGACCCATTTTGTCCAATCATGTGCCCACCCACTTATAGAACCGGGTACAAATAACAGCATCAATTATGTACTGGAGCTGGGCTTGCTACCAG TCGTTAACGTTGAGAAAATGGTTACAACAGTGGAGGTGGCTGAATCAATGCAGTGGTTCCctgatgaaaaaacaacaatagtaGTGGCCAACATCAAAACTGGGAAGGTAGAATATCTTCAACATGACGCCCTTTTTGTTACCCATCATGCAAATGCCTACGAGACACAAGACGGGAAGATAATTGTCGACATATGTGCCTCAGAGATGGGTGTATCTATTCTAACACAGTACCAAATTCCCATGTTGCGAAATCTGTCTGGCCTCCACCAAAGTGTGGCCCAAACTAGAGTTTATCGGTACACCATTGATCTAGCAAATAAGTCGGTAGAGGCTAAACCATTTCGCAGCAAAGACCCCATGCAGGACTTCCTGCACCAAATCGAAGTCCCGATTATTAACGAAAATTACCGAGCCAGACACTACTGTTACCTGTACGGCGTTGTTCTCGACTTTTCTCCGTCCAACCCTGTCAATGGCTCACTGGCTCTAGTAAAAAAGAACCTTTGCACCCCCGGGAAAGATCAAGTTTGGTACCACCCGAACCACTACGCCAGTGAGCCCAGCTTCATTCCCAATCCGGACGGTACAGACGAAGATGACGGTGTTATCTTGTCCTCAGTTTTCGACGCCATGCTTGAGAAAAATTATCTTCTCATCCTCGATAGTAAAACTATGAAGAAAATCAACACCGCATATATGCCGACTTACATTCCGTTTGGCTTTCACGGCAGATTCTTTCCCCGACAGTAG